In one window of Nakamurella alba DNA:
- a CDS encoding enoyl-CoA hydratase/isomerase family protein has translation MSIDTAATTDELDTGRVVTLRREEPGIAVITIDAPPANVLTIQARREIGEIFDLLDADDSVRAVLITSAIKVFTAGGDLREDQNLDAADARAYIDGWLGLCERIAEYRAPVIAAINGGALGGGLEFVLSCDIRIASTDAFFVAAGVNVGLIVNFWRLPRLIGLGPAKEILLTGSRISAEQAYNWGLVTELHAPEDLYEAGLAKARRIATRAPLSVEATKYSANRTMDLSAEQSDEFQRQQFVKMFLTEDHQEALRAFFGKRDGDYHRR, from the coding sequence ATGTCCATCGACACCGCTGCGACCACCGACGAACTCGACACCGGCCGGGTGGTCACCCTGCGCCGCGAGGAGCCGGGGATCGCCGTCATCACCATCGACGCGCCGCCCGCCAACGTCCTGACCATCCAGGCACGTCGCGAGATCGGCGAGATCTTCGACCTGCTCGACGCTGACGACTCCGTGCGGGCGGTGCTGATCACCAGCGCCATCAAGGTCTTCACCGCCGGCGGTGACCTCCGCGAGGACCAGAACCTCGATGCCGCCGACGCGCGCGCCTACATCGACGGCTGGTTGGGCCTCTGCGAGCGCATCGCCGAGTACCGGGCACCGGTGATCGCTGCGATCAACGGAGGTGCCCTCGGCGGCGGCCTCGAGTTCGTCCTCTCCTGCGACATCCGGATCGCCTCCACCGACGCCTTTTTCGTCGCGGCCGGGGTGAACGTCGGTCTCATCGTGAACTTCTGGCGGCTGCCCCGCCTGATCGGGCTCGGGCCCGCCAAGGAGATCCTGCTGACCGGATCGAGGATCAGCGCCGAGCAGGCCTACAACTGGGGGCTGGTCACCGAACTGCACGCGCCGGAGGACCTGTACGAGGCCGGTCTGGCCAAGGCTCGCCGCATCGCCACCCGGGCACCGCTGTCGGTCGAGGCGACCAAGTACTCCGCCAACCGCACCATGGACCTGTCCGCCGAGCAGAGTGACGAGTTCCAGCGGCAGCAGTTCGTCAAGATGTTCCTCACCGAGGA